In Acidobacteriota bacterium, the genomic stretch CCCCAGTTGCGCTACCGTAAAACCTAGCGGAGGTCGCCGATGCGTCGTTTCACGTTGTTCGCTATGCTGCTCGCGCTCGGGTGTGGGGGCGCTTCGGAACCGCCAGCCGCCGTGGAGGAGCCCCTTGCGGCCGATTCTGGCGTCGCGAAGTTCGGCCAGAGCGAGATCTACTGGGAGCTGGCCGGCGAGGGCGAGCCGACGGTGATCCTGATCCACGGCGGGTTTCTCGATTGTCACATGTGGGACGAGCAGTTCGAGCTGCTGGCGAAAACCCACCGCGTTCTCCGGTACGACGCCAGCGCCCACGGCAGATCGGTACTGCCGCCGGATGCCTACTGGGATCACATGGACCTTCGCGAGCTGATGAACACCCTTGGCATCGAACGCGCCGTTCTGGTCGGCTTGTCCCTCGGTGGCAGGATTGCCATCGATATGGCGCTCGAGGAGCCGGAACGGGTGGAGGCGGTCGTTGCGGTCTCCTCAGGCCTGAGCGGCTACCGTTTCGAGTCCGAGTACCACATCGAGAATCGTGATGCCATGATCGATGCCTGGCGGGCGGGTGAGTTCGACGCGGTGGTGGAGGCCTTTCAGCGAGAGTGGACCGACGGGCCGTATCGGACTCCCGAGGAGGTCGATCCGGTGGTGCGGGAGAAGGTGCGAGCGATGGCGCGAAACGGCCTCGAACACGCCATGGAAGGCCGGCTGATCGACCCACCGGCAATCGATCGTCTCGACGAGCTCGATCTGCCGATGTTGGTGGTGGTCGGCGAGCTCGATATGCCCGGAATTCACGAGATCGCCGACATGGTCGTCGCAGCCAATCCGAGTGCCCAGCTGGTGACCATCCCCGACGTCGCCCATATGGTGAATATGGAAGCGCCAGATCGCTTCAACGAGCTGCTCCTCGGATACCTCTCGCGGTTCTGAAAGCCAAGGGCGCGATGAAGCGAGCACCACCAGGTGCCATCTTTTGCATTGTTGGTGGCCAGTCGACCAAGCGAATCTGATGTTGAGGCCAACAATGCGAAAGGTGGCTCCTCATACTCGGCGGCGTGACCGCGAAGGTCAGACACGGGCGCGGAAACGCAAACCGGAACGGAATCCGGCTTCGCCTTCGGCTACGCCGTGATTGTCTGTCCGCGCCGATGGCGCGGACAAACAAAAAGCGCCCCGCGTTTCCGCGGGGCTTGAAATGCAATAAGACCGTATTGCGATGAAGCTTATGACTTCTGGCTTTGATAATAGTTCATGAGGATCTTCGCGACCTCGGGCCGGGCAAACTCCGGCGGCAGGTCTTCGCCGTTGCTCAGCATCTCGCGCACCTTGGTGCCGGACAGGAAGACGAAGGACTCCTTCTTGTGGCCCTCGGGGGCCTCGCGCATCATGATGACTTTGCCGAGCTCGCGCGAGAACGCGGTGTGGTCGGCCTCGAAGATCTTGATCTCGAGAGCGCCCTCGGGGACCTCGTCGTGGAAGATGGCCTGGGCATCGAAGGGACCGTAATAGTCGCCAACTCCAGCGTGGTCGCGACCGACGATCAGGTGGGTCGCGCCCATGTTCTGGCGGAAGACCGCGTGCAGCACGGCCTCGCGCGGGCCGGCGTAGAGCATGTCATAACCGTAGCCGGTGATTTCGACGCTGTTGGGCGGGAAGTACAGCTCGGCCATCTTACGGATGGCGGCGTCGCGCACGTCGGCCGGGATGTCACCGGGCTTGAGCTTGCCGAGCAACATATGAATGACGGCGCCGTCGGCGTTCTCGCGCTCCATCGCCATGCGCACCAGCTCCTCGTGGGCCCGGTGCATGGGGTTGCGGGTCTGAAAGGCCACGACCTTGGACCAGCCGTTCTTTTCGATGAGGTCGCGGATCTGCATAGCGGTGCGGAAGGTTTCCGGGAAGTCTCTCTCGAAGTACGAGAAGTTGAGCACCTCGATGGGGCCTGAGATGAAGGTCTTGCCAACGGTGTTGAAAGCCTTGACGCCCGGGTGTTCCATGTCGTCAGTGCGGTAGACCTTGTCGGTCATGAGGGCCATCTGCTCGTCGGTGGCTGTCTCCACGGCCTCGACTGTCTGGATGGCAAGCACGGGATTGCCGCTGATGTTGGGATCGAGGAGCGCGATGCGCATTCCGGGCTCGATGCCCGAAGCATCCTCGACCACATTGACGATGGGCACCGGGAAGAACAGTCCGTCCGTCGTCTTCATGTTCTCGGCGACCGATATCGAGTCGGCGAGATTCATGTAACCGGTCAGCGGGTTGAAATAGCCCGAGCCCATCATCACCGCGTTGGCGGCTGCCTGCGAGCAGACGACGATGGATTTCAGGCTTTTGGCCTCTTCGAGAAGTTCCGCACGCTTGGCGCCGTCCGCCACGTACAGAGGGTTCAGAGTGTCGGATCCGTGTGGTTTGATCATTCTGCAATCTCCCTATATGTGTTTCGCCTCTGCCGAGGCCGGTTTTCAAACAATCAATCGGTCGCAGCCCGTTCGTGGGCCATCGCCAATGTGCGGTAGAGAATGTGCGCAAATTTGGAGTAGGGGAGGGTCAAAAACAGGGTCAACACGATCGCCAGGTGGATCACATAGACCGAACATCCGACGATCGGTGGAATCGGAATGAAACGGAACACCTCGGTCAGCACGCCCGTCGCGATGACGGTGAGCACGACCCACAGGAAGAATCGGTCGAAGGCGGTCGTTACGCCGACCAGCTTGTCCTCAGGATGCTGGCGATTGAACCACAACAACAAGCCGCCAATTACGAGGGCTACGGCCGAGATGTTGCCGAGCCATTTGACCCAGTGGGTTATCGGAACCGGGTAACTGTATTCGAGGTTGAGCCACGAGAAAAAGACCGTCTCCCGGTAGAGGTAGACGATCGCGAATCCGGATGTTATCGCGGCGCCGATGAATCCCCACATGACCAGGAAATGGCCCCATCTTCTCTTTGGAATGCCTCGGTCGCAGGCACCGAATTTGGTGTGCAGTCCGATCGGAAAGAGTGAGGCGAGAAGTCCACCGATGAACGACCCGTCTCGCGGCTGATTCTCTCCGAGCAGCCGCCAGTACTTCCGTCCCGAAATGAACATCATCAGAGCGACGAATGCAGTGGCGGAAAAATAAGTGATGTAGATCAGGGAGTGGGGTACGAAGTGCTCGTAGTGGAAGCGTCCGTCGGCGGCAGCCAGGGTCCCGTCCACGGCTGGAATGTGGACGCCGGTTGCGCCGAGCAGGATGATCCAGTAGATCAGCGGCGCGAGGACCAACAAAGGCCACGTCCTCTTGGCGTTGCCCACCAACCTGCCCAAGAAGCGCGGAGTCGCCATCTTTTCGATCACCATCGCGCGGACCGACGCCATGATGTCGCCCGGGTTGACCTCACGCGGGCAGCGTACCGAGCAGTCGTTGCACTGGTGGCACAGGAATGGGCCAGCGTCTCCCATGAGCCGGTCTTCCATGCCCCACTGCGCCCACAGGATCTGTCGGCGCGGGAAGGGTGCGTTGGCCGGTGCGAGCTCGCAGACGCTCGAGCAGGTGGCGCACTGGTAACAGCGCGCGGCTTTCTCCCCGCCGTGGTCAAAGAACGCATCGCGGAAATCCGTTGACGTGTTGATGACCGGAATCGAGGCCATACCTCCTCCTTTTCCGAGCTCCTAGAATCCCTTGAGCGGGTTCGGGCCCATCTCGTCGAGTTCTTCGGCGAACTCGTCGAGAATCGTCGGAATCCGTTCGAACTCGTCGTGCGAAAGCTCGACCAGCTTGACGCGCTCGGACTCTAGGGCGAGGCGTTCGAGGGTCTCGCCGACGTTTTCGAGCCGCGTGTTGGCAAGCTCTGAACCGCGCATGTAGTGGCACTGGTAGTCGTCACCGAAGGGGCAGCCGATGAGGATGACACCATCGACGCCACGCGACAGCGCCTCGGCGAGCCACACGATGTTCATCGATCCGAGGCAGCGCACCGGAATGATCCGCGTCCACGGGTTCCAGGTCGCGCCATTCGCGGCAGCCGTTTCGAGGGCGGGGAGGGCGTCGTTTTCGCACATCAAGGCGATGATCCGGGGTTTCTCCTCGTAATCCTCGGGAACCTCGAATGCCTTGATCATCTCGGCCACCATGTGGACCGAGTAGTCCTGGAAGGAAATGATCCTCTCCGGGCAGGCGCCCATGCAGATGCCGCAACGGCGGCAGCGCAGCGGGAAGAACTCCGGTGTGCCCTTCTCGTCCTCGTTGAGAGTTCCGAAGGGGCATTCCTCGGTGCAACGCTTGCACTGGGTGCAGCGCTGGAGGAAGAAATCCGGATACGCAGTGTCGCCAGCGCGTGGGTGAACCGCCTCGCCACGTTTCGCCATTTCGATGCACTGAACCGCCTTCATGGCGGCGCCAATTCCGTCTTCGGAGGCTTGCACCGAATCCATTGGCGCATGCACCGTGCCGGCGGCGTAAATTCCGGTTCGCCGAGACTCGTACGGGAAGCAAATGAAATGCGAGTCCGGGAAGCCGTACTTGAGGGTCGGCAGGTCCGGGCCCTGGCGATACTCGAGGTTGAGGATCTCGGTGTCCTCGTGGTCGGCGAGCTCCTCGGCACGGGCGGCCGAGGTCTCGCGGACCTGTGAGCTCTCGGAGTGTTCGGCCTGGTGGCGCGAGTCGTGCAGTTCGCGGATCAGCTCGCCGTCGGCGGATGTAGGCACCATTCCGACCGCCAGCACCACCATATCTGCCTCGATCGCCACCTCGTCACCGAGAAGGCTGTTGGCCACGTGGACCGTGAGCTTGCCGTTGGCCTCGACCTTCTGGACATCACCGCGAGTCATCATCCCGGCCGATTCCTTCTGCGCGGAGAGGAAGAAGTACTCCATTTGACCGGGCGCGCGGATGTCCTTGTAGATGACCGCGTTTTCGATCGATGTGTCGATCTTCGCGACCTCCATCATCTGGCGCAGGGTGTTGATGCAGCACTCGGACGAACAGTAGTTGAGATGATTTTCGTCGCGCGAACCGGCGCACTGGATAAAGGCGATCCGGTCCGGCTTCCTCCCGTCCGACGGACAGGTGATCTTGCCGTCGACCAACATCTGCTCGAACTCCTGGGAGGTCACCACATCCGGTGAGGCCCCGTAACCGAGGTGGCCGAGTTTCGAGGCGTCGTACGGCTTGGCCCCGGTTGCCTGGACGATCGAGCCGATCGTCATTTCGAGACCCGATGAGCCGTTGAGCTGCACCTTGAACTGACCCGGCTGGCCGTCGATCTTGACGATGTTGGTCGTGGTCAGAACCTTGATCTGATTGTCAGCTTCGATCTTCTCGATCAGCTTCGGTACCGGGTTTTCGGCCGGCTGCTCGTATGGCGGCTCCTCCGGAGGGATCGATTTCTGGGCGGCGAGCAACCCGCCAAGCTTGTCGTCGCTCTCGATCAGGACCACCGGGTGGCCGAGGCCGGAGGCGGTCAGCGCCGCCTCGAGTCCGGCGCGGCCGCTTCCGACTACCATTACCGCATCGCTGATCTCTTCGGCCAACGGCTCGATCGGCTTGACGCCGTTGAGACGGGCAAGGCCCATCTGCACCATGTCCTTGGCGCACAGCGTCTTGTCTTCGTCGTCTTCGGCTTCCTTGAGCGGCCAGGCGCAGTGCTCACGAATCGCCGTCCGGAACATCGCCGGGCCTTCGACGGTCAGGGAGTTGAACTCCGCCGTCTTTGCCCGTTCGGAACAGGCAGCCACGAGAATGCCGTCGAGGTCGTTTTCAGAAACCGCGTTCTTGATCGCTTCAAGACCTTCGGGGCCGCAGAAACACTCATGAGCCAGGGTGCAGGCGCACCCGGTTTCTTCGGCTCCTTCGAACACGTCATCGACATCGATGGCGTCGCCGATTCCGCAGCCGGTGCACAGGAAAACTCCGAGCTTGTCCATCATGACCTCCTTCCGGCTGCCACGAGAGCCCGTGCTGCAGCTCCTGTTGCGTCTCGCACCGATGCAGCGACGTCCTCCGGACGCCGGGCGACGCCTGCCACAGTCACGTTCGACTCGAAGTCATCGAGGACGAAGCCGTCGTCGTCCTTTCGGGTGAATACCGCGAGGTCTTCATCGACTGCGTTCGGCACCATGCCGGTAGCCAGCACCACCAGGTCGTGCTCGGCCTCGAGGATCTTCTCGTTCTCGACGTCCTCGACGTGCAGCTTGAGAACGCCGCGTTTCTTCTCGATCCGACCGACCTTGCCCTTGGTGAGCTTGACGCCGTCCATCGCCGCCACCTTGAGCAAAACGTCCTCGTTGCGGCCGGGCGCGCGGCGGTCGATGTAGTACATCGTGACCGCGGCGTCGGGAAGCTGCTCCTTGACGTAGGTGGCCTGCTTGAGCGATGCCAGACAGCAGACACCAGAGCAGTAGTTCAAATGGTTGACGTCACGCGAGCCGGCACACTGGACGAAGGCCACGTTGGTCGGCGCCTCACCGTTCGAAGGCTTGAGGATCTTGCCGCCGGTCGGACCGGAGGGCGCTGCCATCCGTTCCATCTGGACGTTGGCGATGACATCCTCGAGATCGCCGCCAAGTTCTTCCAGATTCTCCAGCGGGTAGGGCTTCCATCCGGTTGCGACGATCACCGCGCCGACCTCCACCGTTTCGGTAGTCTCCGAGGCGTCGAGGTCGATCGCGCCGTAGGTGCAGGCTTCGGCAATCTTGCCGGCCTCCTTGTCGCTGACCTCGGTCCGGTCGAAGACGAAGCGCTTCGGCCACGCGTTGGGGTGGGGGAGGCGGATGGCCTTGGCCTTTGACATCCCCAGGTTGTGGGGATCGTCGACCTCGGTCTTGCACGCCTTCTCGCAGTCGCCGCAGGCGGTGCACTTTTGGTTGACCCACGCCGGACCGCTGGTGACCTCGATCGCCCAGCCGCTGCTCGTCTGCACGGCTCCGGTGACCCGCGAGTTGGTCAGAACGCGGATCCGCGGATTCCGCTCGATGCGCCGGACGTTGATCTCCATGCCGCACGACGGCGGGCACATCTTGGGAAAGTAGTTGTTGGTTCGTGCGACGCGGCCGCCGATTGAAGCATCGCGTTCCACGACGGTGACCTCTGCGCCGGCCTCGGCCGCTTCCAGGGCGGCGCTGATTCCGGCGATTCCGGCACCAAGGACCAGCAGACTCTTGGCTTCGTTCATGTGGTACTCCGATCGACCACTCCCTCACGCACCTTCATCGTCGGCTCCGCGAACATCGCGAAACGCAACCATTTGAAGGCGAAGCGGAGGAGGGCCTCGTCATTTGTTTTCAGCTCTTCGAGTTCATCAGGCGGGATCTCGAACTTTTCGAGGAACGAGGATTCGAAGACGAACGATCGAAACGTATCGATGTCGTAGCACGCCGTATAGAACATGTGCATGCGCTTCGGATCGAGCGTCCGGCCGCCGATGAACCAGGGATGGCTGACCAGGTCACGGAACCCGGTTTCGAGACTTTCGCGGTCCTCGATGCCCTGATCGTCACGCCAGCTTTTCGCGGTCCACTCTTTGGCGTCCGCCTGGAGGCGCCCCTTGCAGTGGTCGTCCTCGAAAACGAAGAAGATGGGCTCGGGCTCCTCGCCCGCGCGGGCGGGGGGAATCGCCATTCCGAGAGGGTACATTCGACACGCCCAGGGACGATCCTCGTAGACCGTGCAGCCCTGTTCGCCGACGAAGGGGCAGGGTTTGTTTTCCCCATCCGTCATCTTCAGCATCACTATCGGAAGCTGTAGATCTTTGGTGATCGGGTTCGAGGTATGGATTTCGAGGAATTGACGAGTGTCCATCTCGAGCCTGCGCGCCAGACGGAGCACGTCGATCGGCGTCAGGACGATGTTGACGTCGGCGCAGCAGGAGTTGAAGCAGGGAACGCCTGGATGGCAGGTGAAGTTGAAAATTTCGCCCTCCGCGAGCTGCCTCTTGTCGGTAAGGAACTCGGGCAGGCTCGCGTGTCCGGTGCTCATGTCGAGCCTCCATTCTCGTCACCGTCATCAGCGACGTCGGGATCGGCTTCTTCACCGATCACGGCCTCGATGATTCGGTCCTTGAGAGCGTCGGCTGACCACACCGCAATTGGCGACTTTTCGCCGGTGAACGGGTCGAAACGAAAGCGGTAGGACGCCTTGACGGCGTAGTTCGACTCCATATGAGCCCAACCACGCACGTAGTAGGGACAGTCGTCATTGAAGCAGGCGAGCTGAAACTCGCTATCCCAACCGGCGCCATCCGGCAGCTCGAAGGCCCGGAGCTGTTCGCCGCAATGTGGACAGACGGGGTGTTCTTGAGTAGTCAATACGGCCTCTGAAAAAAGGCCCCAGGCGCCGGAGCGCCTGGGGCCGAAGTAGATGTGGAAATTAGCTCATCGGGAGAATGTCTCTCTTGAGCATCTCCCACTCTTCCGTTTCCGGATCCATCTTGCAGTTGACGAAGCACAGCCAGTTGTCGTTGTCCAGCTTGGGGTAGTCGGCGCGGAAGTAGTAGCCCGGCCAACGGGTTTCCTCGCGGAACAAGATCGTGCGGACGTGCGCTTCGGCCTGGTACATGCGGTGCACGTTCTCCCAGCACCGCATCAGTTCGTGGAGGTCGGACGCGCCGAGGTTGGTCGCATCTTCCTTGAG encodes the following:
- a CDS encoding YkgJ family cysteine cluster protein; amino-acid sequence: MSTGHASLPEFLTDKRQLAEGEIFNFTCHPGVPCFNSCCADVNIVLTPIDVLRLARRLEMDTRQFLEIHTSNPITKDLQLPIVMLKMTDGENKPCPFVGEQGCTVYEDRPWACRMYPLGMAIPPARAGEEPEPIFFVFEDDHCKGRLQADAKEWTAKSWRDDQGIEDRESLETGFRDLVSHPWFIGGRTLDPKRMHMFYTACYDIDTFRSFVFESSFLEKFEIPPDELEELKTNDEALLRFAFKWLRFAMFAEPTMKVREGVVDRSTT
- a CDS encoding hydrogenase iron-sulfur subunit, translating into MMDKLGVFLCTGCGIGDAIDVDDVFEGAEETGCACTLAHECFCGPEGLEAIKNAVSENDLDGILVAACSERAKTAEFNSLTVEGPAMFRTAIREHCAWPLKEAEDDEDKTLCAKDMVQMGLARLNGVKPIEPLAEEISDAVMVVGSGRAGLEAALTASGLGHPVVLIESDDKLGGLLAAQKSIPPEEPPYEQPAENPVPKLIEKIEADNQIKVLTTTNIVKIDGQPGQFKVQLNGSSGLEMTIGSIVQATGAKPYDASKLGHLGYGASPDVVTSQEFEQMLVDGKITCPSDGRKPDRIAFIQCAGSRDENHLNYCSSECCINTLRQMMEVAKIDTSIENAVIYKDIRAPGQMEYFFLSAQKESAGMMTRGDVQKVEANGKLTVHVANSLLGDEVAIEADMVVLAVGMVPTSADGELIRELHDSRHQAEHSESSQVRETSAARAEELADHEDTEILNLEYRQGPDLPTLKYGFPDSHFICFPYESRRTGIYAAGTVHAPMDSVQASEDGIGAAMKAVQCIEMAKRGEAVHPRAGDTAYPDFFLQRCTQCKRCTEECPFGTLNEDEKGTPEFFPLRCRRCGICMGACPERIISFQDYSVHMVAEMIKAFEVPEDYEEKPRIIALMCENDALPALETAAANGATWNPWTRIIPVRCLGSMNIVWLAEALSRGVDGVILIGCPFGDDYQCHYMRGSELANTRLENVGETLERLALESERVKLVELSHDEFERIPTILDEFAEELDEMGPNPLKGF
- a CDS encoding alpha/beta hydrolase; translated protein: MRRFTLFAMLLALGCGGASEPPAAVEEPLAADSGVAKFGQSEIYWELAGEGEPTVILIHGGFLDCHMWDEQFELLAKTHRVLRYDASAHGRSVLPPDAYWDHMDLRELMNTLGIERAVLVGLSLGGRIAIDMALEEPERVEAVVAVSSGLSGYRFESEYHIENRDAMIDAWRAGEFDAVVEAFQREWTDGPYRTPEEVDPVVREKVRAMARNGLEHAMEGRLIDPPAIDRLDELDLPMLVVVGELDMPGIHEIADMVVAANPSAQLVTIPDVAHMVNMEAPDRFNELLLGYLSRF
- a CDS encoding FAD-dependent oxidoreductase, whose amino-acid sequence is MNEAKSLLVLGAGIAGISAALEAAEAGAEVTVVERDASIGGRVARTNNYFPKMCPPSCGMEINVRRIERNPRIRVLTNSRVTGAVQTSSGWAIEVTSGPAWVNQKCTACGDCEKACKTEVDDPHNLGMSKAKAIRLPHPNAWPKRFVFDRTEVSDKEAGKIAEACTYGAIDLDASETTETVEVGAVIVATGWKPYPLENLEELGGDLEDVIANVQMERMAAPSGPTGGKILKPSNGEAPTNVAFVQCAGSRDVNHLNYCSGVCCLASLKQATYVKEQLPDAAVTMYYIDRRAPGRNEDVLLKVAAMDGVKLTKGKVGRIEKKRGVLKLHVEDVENEKILEAEHDLVVLATGMVPNAVDEDLAVFTRKDDDGFVLDDFESNVTVAGVARRPEDVAASVRDATGAAARALVAAGRRS
- the sat gene encoding sulfate adenylyltransferase, translated to MIKPHGSDTLNPLYVADGAKRAELLEEAKSLKSIVVCSQAAANAVMMGSGYFNPLTGYMNLADSISVAENMKTTDGLFFPVPIVNVVEDASGIEPGMRIALLDPNISGNPVLAIQTVEAVETATDEQMALMTDKVYRTDDMEHPGVKAFNTVGKTFISGPIEVLNFSYFERDFPETFRTAMQIRDLIEKNGWSKVVAFQTRNPMHRAHEELVRMAMERENADGAVIHMLLGKLKPGDIPADVRDAAIRKMAELYFPPNSVEITGYGYDMLYAGPREAVLHAVFRQNMGATHLIVGRDHAGVGDYYGPFDAQAIFHDEVPEGALEIKIFEADHTAFSRELGKVIMMREAPEGHKKESFVFLSGTKVREMLSNGEDLPPEFARPEVAKILMNYYQSQKS
- the qmoC gene encoding quinone-interacting membrane-bound oxidoreductase complex subunit QmoC; the protein is MASIPVINTSTDFRDAFFDHGGEKAARCYQCATCSSVCELAPANAPFPRRQILWAQWGMEDRLMGDAGPFLCHQCNDCSVRCPREVNPGDIMASVRAMVIEKMATPRFLGRLVGNAKRTWPLLVLAPLIYWIILLGATGVHIPAVDGTLAAADGRFHYEHFVPHSLIYITYFSATAFVALMMFISGRKYWRLLGENQPRDGSFIGGLLASLFPIGLHTKFGACDRGIPKRRWGHFLVMWGFIGAAITSGFAIVYLYRETVFFSWLNLEYSYPVPITHWVKWLGNISAVALVIGGLLLWFNRQHPEDKLVGVTTAFDRFFLWVVLTVIATGVLTEVFRFIPIPPIVGCSVYVIHLAIVLTLFLTLPYSKFAHILYRTLAMAHERAATD